AGAGATGGGAGGGCCGGCTGTGCAAGGCCATCCCatggccgctgcagcgcgtcctcAACCGGCTCATTGCGTTTCAGGTTGCATCTGTGTCGGATGCGTGcgtcgaggcagcggcggcggaggcagtgGACGCGTCGCTGCTCCCGTACGGCCCGGCTGACGCCAACCTGGTCCTAAGCAGAGGGAGGTGGGTGCTGTGTCGAGAGATGCATGTCTGGCTGGTGGTTTAGGGGGGCTCGTCCGTGGGGCCGGCACAGGAGAGCGATGAAATGGAGTAGTTCGCTGAGGGAAACGGAGGCAAATGCCAGAAAGCAAGAGAAAGTTTACGCGATGCTTGatgccgcacgcgcgcgtcaGCCACTGCTTGCCTCGCCCGGTGACTTTTTGAGCGTTGGATTGATAGCCTTTGCTTTCACCGGTGTCGTGCGCAAGGTTAGATGCCGACACTGCCCTGCTTCACCGAAACCGCTCACAAAACATACACTCACACAGCAACCAAAAGAGGGGAAGAAAGGAGAGCGTCGAATGCAGACGACGCGCATCTGACACAACCAAAAGTCAAGAGTACTCCATGAATGTCAACGCACCGCCGCTTGAAcccctcaccctctctcctgTGTTTTCAACAGGAACATCATCCGATCATGAAGGACTGAAGAATGACATGTCTCCGAACTCCTTACACATGGCCGTGCGCTGCAACGTCTTGTGGGTTGTGCGCCGCCCCGCTGCCTTGTGTGGGTATTGGTCGCCGCGTTCCTCATGCTTTGACGCCAGCGGCACCCCTTCCGCGTGACCTTCACTttcacctccttctcccctctaCTTTGACAGCTGCGTCTTTCGGCCGCTGAGGTTTCTGTCCCTTGCTGCCTCTGCGCCTTCTGATGCTGTGACGTATTCAATACTCCCCTttcgcacacatacacgcatacacagcTACTCAGTCTTCGTGCGCTTGACGGCGGTACTACACGCTTGTGCAAATTCAGTGCCAGGCCTGTCCAACTcggctgcaggagcgtttttctttctcctcctttctGCTCCCTTTTCATTTTTCATATTGtctcgcccctctcccctcctcctctggccgccgccctcccttAACAGAGCGTGGCGGCGTGAGGGTACGGTTCATCGAACGCTACTCGTTAAACGCAAGTGCTGGGCAGTGGCGAGAGCGCGCTGTGACGCAGACGAGCAGTCACGCACATAGTCAGAGACGCATAGCGGGAGGAAAGGCTTCTCCCTGTCGGGCATCGATTGTGTTGTCACGTATTCTGAGCCGCGTTCCTCTCCCACTCTCTGTGACGACGCTCTCTGCTTCACCGTGTGCATTCCTTCGTTCCTTCATCATCTCCTCCTGCCATTCTCTGCTGTTTTCCATTCTCTGTAGCTTCGTCAGCTCTCTCGCTTCCCTCTGACACCCCACCCACCAAAGACGCGCTTCGCACACAAGTTTTTCGTTCTTGTGTTTTAGTATTCTGTATAGTCttgtgtgcgtttgtgtgtgtgtgtgtgtgtgtgcggcagctCTCGTTGGCGCCACGCGAGACTATACCCCTTTTTCGCTTTTTTTGTTGGTGATCACTAGCCTCGACCTGTTGCTTCCACTCCCACAACCTCTTGTCCCTCGTCTCTGGCGGCTCATCCGCCACCGGCTTTGTCTTCTCGCGGTGCACAGCTGTAGACAGGGTGAGAACTTAGGGTGGactctctcgttctctcggctgtgcgcgcgcgtttgCCCCTGTGCGCTGGATGACTGTTTTTCACACCATTCCGTGCTTGAGATTTCCCCGAGTCCTAGCCAAAGTTACAGTgtcacacccacacccacacctctctctctctctttttctcgctcattgtgttttttttttttcatttcGTGTGCTAAGGCAAGAAATCACAGATACGCACGTGTCGGTGgccccctctttctttgtGTCCGTGTTgtgttctttttttgtgtgtgtgcgctctctctcgttggCTGCCTTCTTGAATGACTTGCTCCTACTgcagaccccccccccttgccTCTCTCCTGACCACCACGCCGAACATCATTCCTTGCGCCGCCTTTCATCAAGTGGCCCTGTGGAAGATCATCTTGCTTGTCGGTTGCTTGTTTTAGATACGCATTTTTCGTGCTTTCACGAGAGATTTTTTATCTCGgccctctctctgttgccTTTTCTCCGTATTGTTTTGCctgcttttgtttttttttgttttttgtcCATCCCCGCCGGCGCTTGCGCATTCTTGCTCTGTACtgttctgtttttttttttgttgttttgttttgttttgttttgcgtgTGGTTTCGTGTGTcatcccccttctcccccttctcccctcctttttcttcctGTCTTCCCTGGTCCTAACCTCattttgtgtgtatgtgtgtgctttcggctcttttcccctttttttttgcggtGCGTTTGGTATTTATTATCTCCCAAATTGTCGCTATATCTATCTCGTGCGTTGATCGGTTGTTGGCGTGGATACGTATATAGTATATGCTTGTGCTTGCCTTCTTTGTTGTCGTTTTCGTGACCAAGAAcgcttccttctctttccccttCGCTCTTTCTCACTCCTCATCGCACACAAAAAGGAGGCCGACCGATCCAAAGAGCCGGCAACGTCAAGGAGAGTACACACACGTGTTGTTTGACGCTCCTTTCCTAAAGCTCAGTACCCTTCTTTGTGTGAGCTGCTGTCTTGTCAAATACCTCCGCGTCGTGGTTTTCCAGCTTTTTTTCCACTTCTCTTGTGCGAGTGTTCATTCTGTTTTCTGTTTTGCATGCTTGCCGTGTGGACTTGACGACCGTTTCACGTCCGGTGCTTGCTctgcttcttttttgttACTCtgctttcgttttctctgGTGTTGCCTTTCTGTTTTCTCCCTCCCGATCTCTTTTTctccgttttctttttgctttttttttcgcatgGTTCCACCCCTCTCGTCTCATATCACTGCTGTGCTGTCTCTGTATTtccctttgtgtgtgtgtgtgtgtacggcTCTGCGTGTGCCTTGTAGCTCACGCATCCCACAGATTTTATTGTCGGCACGGAAGTGAACGAAACGAAAGAAGACCACCACAGAAGCGGATTTTATGATTTTTTTATTCCAGAACAAAGCAGCCTCCTTCAACTCACCTCTTTACAcctacccccctccctccctctgcacaTCAAGATAGCGtttgatatatatatatatatagtcAGCTATTCCTGCTTCAGTCATCGCTCTTCCCGATCGCAAAAGAAGTGCAGCCGGcgatctttttttttcctgcgtgtgtgcgtgcgtacaGCTTAGGAAGAGCGCTTCCGGAGCGAGAAAGGAAAGGCACCCTATCTTTTTCGTCGTGCACCTTTCCTTAGTTCATCCCTTGCTCTCGTATTTCACCGCCTCGCCTTTCTCCAGTTTGGAAAAGAAGGCGAATAACTATCCTTTTCTCTAGTGCTCTTGCTTACTCAAGCTTGGCGATTCCTTCAACCTTCTTTCCACCTTATTGTTCTTGCGTTGTGTTGTTCTCGCTCCCTTCTCTTGCGAGGAAACGGGGAAAAGGGAGCGGTGAGTGGTTTTTCTTTAtttgtgttttttttgtcgCTTTTTGTCTCTCTGAGCGTGTGTAAATCgttgcccccctccccctcttcctcttttcttGTTTGCATTGCCATCCTCCAACCCCGGGATTCTAGACGACGACTTATCACCCTCGTCGTCTATGCGTTATGTTCCGTGGCTCGCGCCCTCTTTCGCCCTATTAGTTTCTCCCTCGTAaatttttttttggtgtgcACTGTCGAGATTGGTCGATCTGCTTGCTCAACATTTCGCACTGATTCTCTATCTTGGGGTTTCGTTACAACAGTGTTTCATCagtgtgtgttttttttttctctcttcctgctCGTaagtctctcgctctttgGCTCCGCACTCTTGCATCTTGGTGCGTTCTCCTGCAGCATTCTGTATTCCAGTatcttttgtttgtttgtttgtttgtttgtttgttggcTTTGCTTATCTTGTGACTTCCCTCGTCTTTTAGTGTATCAATCTCTGCttgtcggcgtcggcgccttcGTCGTAGCTCGCTTTTCGTTAGAAGTAAGCGCGGGGCCATACCCCATGCACGCGGTCTGATAAACAGTTACGCTCACACTCAAACGTATTTTTCAAACGAGGAGACAACGCGCTGGATCACATTTCACGTGCGAGCAACGGTGTGCTcatccctcttccccttgcTTCCGTGTTGACTGCCTCTTGCTTCGTAGACCTGAGGCCGCTcaaccttttttttttagctCCTTTACCGCATCTTTCTCCTCATTCGGTGCTGACCTACACCGCCTTCGCGCGCGTCAGTGTGACGCATATCTGATCGATTCACGGGTGCTGACGCTCGCAAACTGACATTGTGAcgcgcgctgtcgccgtcatTTTTCTGCAACAGCAACGGAATATAATCGCCTCAAgacgcgaaaaaaaaagtggtAGCTCCTTGCGAACAGACTCTCCGTAGGGCTTACCGCAGGTGCTACAATCCATTTTCACCTGTCTTTGAAACACATCCATACCTTCGCAGAAAGCGAAGCGAACCGAAAGAACAGCAAAGGAGCGGCACCAAAACGCCGAGCGGCACCGTCTgtccaaaaaaaaaaagaaaaaagagaaaatACACAAACCAACAGCCGaagcaaaacaacaaaaaaagactAACGCAGTgaaggcgtgtgtgtgcgttcgcGTTGGcgattctctctctctctctaagTATATAactgtctccctctctctgctctttGCTTTTTTCGCTTATCGCTGTCGTGTTTTCATTTCAtttttgtcgttgttgctctctccctccgttGTGCTTTCCTTTCAGTGCGTCATCTGCGGTCTTTTCATCTTGCtctgtgagcgtgtgtgcctgtgtgtgtctcttgGTGCAGGCTCCACCGTATccgagaaaaaaaagaaacaagaGAAAACATTTTTTATTTAAACCCTCTTTCTTTGTCTTAGCATCTTATTTCgttctttttgttctttttttttggagtctttctctctcccttttgttttgtttcttgTGCTTTGTTTTGTCTGTTGTTGTCGTATGACGTCTGCGCTGTATCACGTGCCATCCAGAGTCTGCTCGTGGGTTCttgtctttttttgttggtttGTTTGTTTATTGTTCCGGTcgccacacccacacccgccccCTTTTTCATTCCTTAACAGCAAGGGCGCAGGAAAAGGACGAAAGAGGTGTGCTGCCACTTTGATTTGCCTTGactgtgcttgtgcgtgctCGCATGGCTTTCAGCTCATCCTTCACCACGTTTGTAGCCCCCTCGACTTGGACTCTCACGAGATTCGACCAAAAAAAAGACGACGCCACCACTGGTGGAAGCAACTCGAAAAGACACGGAACGGAGTGCAAGGAGGAGGCAGTAGATTTATCCTCCACTCTGGAGAAGTACAAATTGACCTGCTTTTGTCTCTGCCTCGCCTTCGTTGGTACTCGCGTTTTTTCTTGTTGCACTCGGACGCGTTGGTGTACGCCGCAGTGCGACTTcgtttcttttgtttttagttcgtttttttttctcctctGTCGTTTGTGTTTTCGTGGGTCTGGCGCTCTTCTTCagtttctttttttgttttgtgtgttttgttttcgttcaCATCAGTTGTGTCTTCGTTTCATTGTCCGTCTTCCCCCTGCATCcgcaccctcctctctctgtttcttttcgttttaCAGCTTGGACTGTTGCTaatttttttgttttgatCCGAAAGATGCATAGTAGCAGTAGCGTGATGCAACCGGAGCCGGAGGCTACTCAGGGGATGGAACTGCCAACTTGTGCATGCAAGCCGCAGCATCCGGACCTCGAAGCCCCAGCCTCCCTCCACGCACAGTCCAAGGAGATCAATCCCTTGGTGCTAGGGCCACCTCCCTGCACGATTCTCTGCACCGAGCACGAGCGCAAGACGCGGCGCAGTTCTAAGTCGTGTATTGCGTCCTCGCCggggcagcaccagcgcatGGGCGACGGAGTTGGGTTCAAAGTGCTGAACCTCGTAACTGGTTGGAACCTGccacggaggagcagcacacaTCGTTGCTTTTGTGCAGCGGACGGTGACGTGACTGTGGAGCCTCAGCCTTTATCCCTCGCAGGCGCGTCCACCAAGTGCCCTGTGCACACCCCAGCCTCTGCTAGCTCACCGACGTGGGGCCCCCGTGACGAAAATGGGGTGCTTGTCGTAAGTCCAGACGACCGGCCGGAGGGCTTAGTGAACTCGCGCCGCAGATACAGCAGGGAAAGTAAGCCCGCGGTGACCGGTGAAGATGGCGTCCTCCTCAGCGAATACGAGGAGGACCCGGCGGACGCGGCCGTTCGACAAAcgctggcgcgcgtgcggagCAAGAACTGTGTTCTGCTGATTGTCCTGCTAGTCATCATAATTGTGCTGGCCGTGGCAGGCGGGGTGGGCGTTGGCTTTGTGAACAAACACTACACCACGTTGACGCATCGTATGTATTTGGAATCGGGAGAACGCATCGTCCTCAACAGCTCCATCATGCTTCTGCGGAACTACCATGAGACGCTGCGGGCGGATGTGCGCAATCTCCTGTCCTTTGTGCGCTCCTTGATGGTCTCCAGGCCGCCGGAGAGCGTAGCGATGGTGCAGAACACTCTGTATCTTCCCTTTTTTGAAGCGTGGAGTACGTGGCTGTTCTCCCCCAGCGTTCCATCGACGCACTCGATTTACGTATCCATGTGCGGGGAACCCCCGATCAACACCGTGGACTGCCCCATCATGGCGCTCGCTATTGTGTGCATGCCCAACAGCCCACAGGTGACGTGCTTTTACATGCATTCTGATGAAGTGAACAGATCGCGCATGACCGTGAATCGCATCGAAGTCAACGAGTTCGGCATTCCACGGATAGGTGCCTTTTACAAGTACGAGCCGCTGAAGGTGAGCTACTTGCACAACCAGACCAGCAACGACTATGGCTACTTCCTTGACCAAGGCTGCTCGGGCTCACTCCCACAAAAGGTGCACACCACCCTGACCATTCGGCGGCAGATCGTCATGGGCGACCTCCTAATCATCTGCGACGCCAGCAGTTTCTTTGAGCGTTGGTTTCAGAGGTTCGAAAGGGGGCtgcagaaaaagaaagacagCCACTCCGTGCTTTTCGCCAGCGATGGCGCCGTTCTGGCCTACgagtgcggcgccgcgcctcgCAGTCGAGAACTCGTCTCCCCGTGCAACACGGGACTTGTGCCGGACAACGGGCGCGATTGCCGGGTGGACAAAACGGCTATGATGCACCGCATAGTGGACACCTTCACCGAGGCAATGCAGCGAAACAAGCTGCTGAAGCGAGGTAGGCAGCAGAAGAGCCATGTGGCGCTCACCCGGAGGATCGACGACTACATTGTGGCCTATCAGGACTTCTTGAGCTTTCGCGTGGGCGACGACAAGCTCGAGACCGTCTTCATTGCAGCGTACGCTGCGCCACTGGACACCTCGCTGGGCCGCGACGGTTTTGTGCAGATTTCCATCTGCgtcgtcatcatcatcatctgcatgttcctcctcggcgttgtTGCTATGGTGGCCGTGAACCAGATGATGCGCGTGGTGGAAGTCATTTCGCAGCTCTCCACGCACGCTGCCACGTACGACACGAAGCGGATGCGCAGTGTGCTAGATCGCCAGAAGCCTGGCATGCTTGCCCGTGTCATCACGTCCGCTGATATTATCAACTGCGAGTTCCAGCACATCTTAACGAACCTGAATGCGTATCGTCCGTTTCTGCCCCAGTCGCTGCTCACCAAGAGCAGCTACTCCTTCTCCGAcgaggcgctggagcggcCGAGCTCGCATCGCATCGACGTGGCCCtcggcggcaacgccgcaGGCGACGTTGTTGTCGACAAGGACGGGGCGCCGGCCAaaccgctgccgcggttCCACCTGAGGAACACCCTCGAAGGCAGCGTTGCGAACCCGGTCGAGAACTGGCGACTCCTGCAGCGTGGCTTTCACCGAACGAAGTCGACGATCCTCGTCGTGAGTCTCTCGAACGTCGCCCTGGACGCGGGCGACTCAGTGGATGCGGTGAACCTGTTCGTGCAGACGGTGCTGAATCACGCGGCGATCGCCAACGGCGTTGTGGAGGTCATCGAGTTCCAAAAGATCGTCGTCTCCTTCAACTCGCACTTTCCAGTGCCGCGGCATCAGGAAAAGGCCTGCCTCTGCGCACTCGCGATCCGCGAGGGATTCCGCGACAGTGGGTGCAGCATTAGCATAGGCATTGCGTCGGGGTACAACTACGTCGGCACCACTGGCACGGAGCAGCAAAAGGCGCGTGTCATCATGGGTGAGAGTTTGGTGGTGGCACAGTCGCTGACCAGCCTCAAAAACTACCTCGGGTGCTCCATCCTAGCCACCGACCAGGTGGTCTTTGAGGCCCTtgtgacggcggtggcggtggatgTGGTGCAGCTGTACTACGAGCATAACCATCAGTGGGTGCAGTACGGTGTGTCTGAGATCATTGGGAATCGATACGCCGTGCTTTCGCCCGATATGCAGCTCGTCAAGTCGGTCTTTAAGCTGGTCCGCTACCGCCAAGCAGAGGAGGcactggaggcggtgcgaaGGTACAtggacgccgcagccgagcGGCACGAGGCGCCCTCGTGGCCGGCGCGTCGCATTCATGCCCTGGTGGAGCGCCAACAGCTGTTGATCAAGAGCGGCTATCGACGAAAACGCCTTCAATGGCAGGCCCTCGAGGGCGATGAGATTATTATGAGCCACCTCTCCGAGGAGAACCAGTCATACAACTCGAAGCGGCAGCCCCGTCTCATGGCAACCGTCAGCACAGCCACAGTGGACTCCCTGGTTACATTGTCGACCCATGCCAAAGCGACCCCTTGCGAGTTCGGCTTTGTCTCCGGGGACATGCTCAACGCCGgcagggaggcggagctCGCGCGAGCGTTGGTGGGCGAGCAGTCGAAGCTGAGCatgtcgcggcggcagttGGCACCGATACCGAGCTCATACTTCAGCGAGGATGCCCTCTTTCCGGTTTTTACCGTCAAGagcagcgacggtgacgacgaggagaggTCGCCAGTCTCATCGATGCTGTCGTCGCAGCGTGACTGCGGCACCGATGGCAACGCGGAGGCCAGTGGCGCGGACTCTGAAGAAATGaggccggtgctgctggttgAGCCACAGAGGCTGCGCAGCGAGGGGCGTCATGATGTGCGCGTTGACGCTCTACTGCCGCCATCCACAGTCACCACTTCACCGTTTCGACCGGCGCACGGCATGAAGTACCCGTGCATCACCCCTGGCATCTCTTCGATGCTGTCGAGCAGTCGCCATCGCTCGGCGCTGGACCGCCAGCGCCAAATCGCTCCCGCCCCTTTGCGCGGCGATACTTGTCACGCGAGTGCCTATGCGACGTCCAGCGCGCtcgggggcggtggtggaggaaAGCCTTCTATTAGTGCTTCCCTCGCGACTACTAGTGCTGGCAACCTTGGCCGCACCGCGGACTCGGCACTCAAGCAGAGCAACGAGAACGCCGCGGGTTTGGCCAAGATGCACTGTAGCTACAAACTGCCGC
The window above is part of the Leishmania major strain Friedlin complete genome, chromosome 36 genome. Proteins encoded here:
- a CDS encoding mitogen-activated protein kinase-like protein, giving the protein MHSSSSVMQPEPEATQGMELPTCACKPQHPDLEAPASLHAQSKEINPLVLGPPPCTILCTEHERKTRRSSKSCIASSPGQHQRMGDGVGFKVLNLVTGWNLPRRSSTHRCFCAADGDVTVEPQPLSLAGASTKCPVHTPASASSPTWGPRDENGVLVVSPDDRPEGLVNSRRRYSRESKPAVTGEDGVLLSEYEEDPADAAVRQTLARVRSKNCVLLIVLLVIIIVLAVAGGVGVGFVNKHYTTLTHRMYLESGERIVLNSSIMLLRNYHETLRADVRNLLSFVRSLMVSRPPESVAMVQNTLYLPFFEAWSTWLFSPSVPSTHSIYVSMCGEPPINTVDCPIMALAIVCMPNSPQVTCFYMHSDEVNRSRMTVNRIEVNEFGIPRIGAFYKYEPLKVSYLHNQTSNDYGYFLDQGCSGSLPQKVHTTLTIRRQIVMGDLLIICDASSFFERWFQRFERGLQKKKDSHSVLFASDGAVLAYECGAAPRSRELVSPCNTGLVPDNGRDCRVDKTAMMHRIVDTFTEAMQRNKLLKRGRQQKSHVALTRRIDDYIVAYQDFLSFRVGDDKLETVFIAAYAAPLDTSLGRDGFVQISICVVIIIICMFLLGVVAMVAVNQMMRVVEVISQLSTHAATYDTKRMRSVLDRQKPGMLARVITSADIINCEFQHILTNLNAYRPFLPQSLLTKSSYSFSDEALERPSSHRIDVALGGNAAGDVVVDKDGAPAKPLPRFHLRNTLEGSVANPVENWRLLQRGFHRTKSTILVVSLSNVALDAGDSVDAVNLFVQTVLNHAAIANGVVEVIEFQKIVVSFNSHFPVPRHQEKACLCALAIREGFRDSGCSISIGIASGYNYVGTTGTEQQKARVIMGESLVVAQSLTSLKNYLGCSILATDQVVFEALVTAVAVDVVQLYYEHNHQWVQYGVSEIIGNRYAVLSPDMQLVKSVFKLVRYRQAEEALEAVRRYMDAAAERHEAPSWPARRIHALVERQQLLIKSGYRRKRLQWQALEGDEIIMSHLSEENQSYNSKRQPRLMATVSTATVDSLVTLSTHAKATPCEFGFVSGDMLNAGREAELARALVGEQSKLSMSRRQLAPIPSSYFSEDALFPVFTVKSSDGDDEERSPVSSMLSSQRDCGTDGNAEASGADSEEMRPVLLVEPQRLRSEGRHDVRVDALLPPSTVTTSPFRPAHGMKYPCITPGISSMLSSSRHRSALDRQRQIAPAPLRGDTCHASAYATSSALGGGGGGKPSISASLATTSAGNLGRTADSALKQSNENAAGLAKMHCSYKLPQRIVSVNGQVFHRTSQLVGRGSFGEVYVAVSETGSLGAMKVFPLNDNNAPQLIREVETLSLMRHENIVGYDCCAVQDNFFFIICEYLAAGTLGSLIQKLGVIPERAARKYACDVLFGLGYLHQHSWLHCDIKPENILVTSDGTCKLTDFGAASLGRSLMDAVSVRGTPRFSAPEAILGTWNQQADIYSFGITVAQMVTGVHSWHKYTEPDHLFVAHYAGEIRHSLQTGMPCAMQPDLPTNLQDKELESAIHRCCEFDPARRPTAEELVTLLS